One window of the Pyrus communis chromosome 17, drPyrComm1.1, whole genome shotgun sequence genome contains the following:
- the LOC137722715 gene encoding uncharacterized protein codes for MAALTLSIGIATTSSALLKRPTPRRSRTARISCIGWDPEGVLGPPQTGHLARIEFKRRLEKDADAREEFERQVIEEKERRRTVRESRVVPDTAEELIEYFLNTEAREIEFEISRLRPRLDKVFFSHLQYELGQLRFAVSKTQDIEDRLIELEALQKALQEGTEAYDKLQTDLIKAKLSLTKVLSSKDVKSTLLEMVEHNELNRSFLTLLDENIANAHKGNQKQAAEFMEKVRGAVLKYITA; via the exons ATGGCTGCTCTAACTCTAAGCATTGGCATCGCCACCACCAGCTCTGCTCTACTTAAAAGGCCGACGCCGCGTCGTTCGAGGACCGCAAGAATTTCGTGCATTGGATGG GACCCGGAGGGTGTATTGGGACCACCGCAGACGGGCCATTTGGCTCGGATAGAGTTCAAGAGGCGGTTGGAAAAAGACGCCGATGCTCGAGAAGAATTCGAACGCCAAGTCATTGAAGAGAAAGAGCGGCGTCGAACTGTTAGAGAA TCCCGGGTTGTGCCAGATACGGCGGAGGAGTTGATAGAGTACTTTCTCAACACTGAAGCTCGGGAGATTGAGTTCGAGATTTCGAGGTTGAGGCCAAG ATTGGACAAGGTGTTTTTCTCACACCTACAATATGAGCTAGGTCAGCTTCGGTTTGCTGTTTCAAAAACTCAG GATATAGAAGATAGATTGATTGAGCTGGAAGCATTGCAGAAGGCCCTGCAGGAAGGGACAG AAGCATATGACAAACTGCAAACCGACCTCATTAAAGCAAAGCTAAGTCTGACCAAAGTCCTGTCTTCAAAGGATGTAAAATCAACT TTACTAGAGATGGTTGAACACAATGAGCTGAATAGATCCTTCTTGACTCTTCTTGATGAAAACATAGCAAATGCGCACAAGGGTAACCAG AAGCAAGCAGCAGAGTTCATGGAAAAGGTTCGTGGGGCTGTTCTCAAGTACATCACAGCTTAG
- the LOC137723721 gene encoding 21 kDa protein-like, with the protein MARLGDIFLSFLVLFFNVCSIGTAYFAGAAVARHSSSTDFIKASCRTTQYPVLCVQSLAAYASAIRQSERQLAQTALTVSLARVRSAASFVAKLTRVRGIKPREYRAVKDCIENMGDSVDRLGQSVRELGHMGRAFGQDFMWHMSNVETWVSAALTDEGTCLDGFSGRFMDGNIKNAIRRRVNNVAHVTSNALALVNRFAAKHKN; encoded by the coding sequence ATGGCAAGACTCGGAGATATATTCCTTTCCTTTCTAGTCCTTTTCTTCAATGTTTGTTCCATTGGCACGGCATACTTTGCCGGCGCCGCCGTTGCCAGACACTCAAGCTCCACAGATTTCATCAAAGCATCATGCAGAACCACCCAGTACCCTGTCCTCTGTGTCCAAAGCCTTGCAGCCTACGCAAGTGCAATAAGGCAAAGTGAAAGGCAACTAGCTCAAACTGCCTTGACAGTAAGCCTAGCCCGGGTGCGGTCAGCCGCGTCTTTTGTGGCAAAGCTGACTAGGGTTAGGGGGATCAAGCCTAGGGAGTACAGAGCTGTGAAGGACTGCATAGAAAACATGGGGGATAGCGTCGACCGGCTCGGCCAATCGGTCCGGGAACTAGGGCATATGGGGAGAGCGTTTGGGCAGGACTTCATGTGGCACATGAGCAATGTGGAGACATGGGTTAGTGCTGCACTCACTGACGAAGGAACTTGCCTTGATGGATTTTCTGGTCGTTTTATGGATGGGAATATAAAGAATGCTATAAGGAGAAGGGTCAATAATGTTGCTCACGTCACTAGCAATGCATTAGCACTTGTTAATCGCTTTGCTGCAAAACACAAGAACTGA